A genomic window from Lotus japonicus ecotype B-129 chromosome 1, LjGifu_v1.2 includes:
- the LOC130723422 gene encoding LIM domain-containing protein WLIM1-like: MAFSGTTQKCMACDKTVYLVEKLTADKRVYHKTCFRCHHCKGTLKLSNYNSFEGVLYCKPHFNQLLKRTGSLNKSFEGTPKIAKPEKTSNNEAIKVSSKFGGTRDKCAACEKTVYPIEKVSVNGTCYHKSCFKCTHGGCVISPSNYIAHEAKLYCKHHHIQLIKEKGNLSQLEGDHEKSDKINGEVVAAET, encoded by the exons ATGGCATTTTCAGGAACAACCCAGAAGTGCATGGCTTGTGACAAAACAGTTTATCTGGTTGAAAAGTTGACTGCGGACAAACGAGTGTACCACAAAACTTGCTTCAGATGCCACCACTGCAAAGGAACCCTCAAG CTTAGCAACTATAATTCCTTTGAGGGAGTTCTTTACTGCAAGCCACATTTCAACCAACTGCTGAAAAGAACTGGTAGCCTTAACAAAAGCTTCGAAG GGACACCAAAAATTGCTAAACCAGAGAAAACCAGTAATAATGAG GCAATCAAAGTCTCAAGTAAGTTTGGTGGAACCAGAGATAAATGTGCTGCTTGTGAGAAAACAGTGTATCCCATTGAAAAG GTTTCTGTGAATGGAACTTGTTATCACAAGAGTTGTTTCAAATGCACTCATGGAGGATGTGTTATTAGTCCTTCCAACTACATTGCACACGAGGCCAAACTCTACTGCAAGCACCACCATATCCAACTGATCAAGGAGAAGGGCAATTTAAGCCAGCTTGAAGGTGACCATGAGAAGAGTGATAAAATCAATGGTGAAGTAGTTGCTGCTGAGACATGA
- the LOC130723412 gene encoding uncharacterized protein LOC130723412, producing the protein MIETLNPYPNSPAKTAEIMSRYRPIAPKPTTPSNSTSDPGNTNHVGNLWPQLLNRPTRIKKRGRAPLPLPNSFKKHKTHHAISGFCFPCSETENLPNLQSCFLPPLPLLNNAAPFSCSLDPPTLPLLTSPKLGLTMNSAAEEKDLLQNLQRPIPNVSNVIAPHPVRPVGSCINVGHINEDYSSSIPVPVLSRRAQEVEDEVESESLPAVISDSNNRVRMANSAYKEMVGQPQCSWLKSMVTCTRISGEVTLNLPFDSSVPISSNGFSCWVRIDWKRDHKNTSSVNAFCDVMRLSCESKHYLFTWRFHTAGSSTIEI; encoded by the coding sequence ATGATTGAAACCCTGAATCCTTACCCCAATAGTCCAGCAAAAACTGCTGAAATCATGTCCAGGTACAGGCCCATAGCACCCAAACCCACCACTCCTTCCAACTCCACATCTGACCCTGGAAACACTAATCATGTAGGAAATCTCTGGCCACAGTTGCTGAACAGACCCACCAGGATCAAAAAAAGAGGTAGAGCTCCTTTACCATTACCTAATTCCTTCAAGAAACACAAAACACATCATGCCATCTCAGGATTCTGTTTCCCCTGTTCTGAAACAGAGAACCTTCCTAATCTACAAAGTTGTTTCCTTCCACCCCTTCCTCTTCTTAACAATGCTGCACCTTTTAGTTGCAGCTTAGACCCTCCAACACTCCCTCTTCTTACTTCTCCTAAACTTGGATTGACGATGAACTCTGCAGCAGAAGAGAAAGATCTTTTGCAGAATTTGCAAAGACCAATCCCAAATGTGAGCAATGTCATAGCACCCCACCCTGTTCGCCCTGTTGGCTCCTGTATAAATGTTGGGCACATCAATGAAGACTACTCATCAAGCATTCCAGTGCCAGTGCTATCAAGAAGAGCACAAGAGGTGGAGGATGAGGTTGAGTCTGAGTCTTTACCTGCTGTTATATCAGACTCAAATAACAGAGTTAGGATGGCTAACTCTGCTTATAAGGAGATGGTGGGTCAGCCACAATGTTCATGGCTCAAGTCCATGGTCACCTGCACAAGGATCAGTGGAGAGGTGACACTGAATCTTCCTTTTGATTCAAGTGTGCCAATTTCATCAAATGGATTTTCTTGCTGGGTGAGGATAGATTGGAAAAGGGACCATAAGAACACATCATCAGTCAATGCTTTCTGTGATGTTATGAGATTATCCTGTGAATCCAAGCACTACCTCTTCACATGGAGGTTCCACACTGCTGGTAGTAGTACGATAGAAATATAG